The DNA sequence GAGAGCTCCTTCGCTTTTGCGCTTCTAGTATTCGGTCGTGTGCTCCGGAAGATGGCGGCGTAGCCGATGCGTTCACCATTCCAGAGACTGGAGTTCCCCCGCTTTCGCGGACAGTTTGTGACTATCGAACTGCGGCCATCGCTAGCGCCTTCCTCTCGTAGTTGACCGGCGACATGTAGTCCAGGCCTGAGTGCCGGCGGCGCGTATTGTACCAGCCCTCAATGAAC is a window from the Candidatus Limnocylindrales bacterium genome containing:
- a CDS encoding IS3 family transposase; its protein translation is FIEGWYNTRRRHSGLDYMSPVNYERKALAMAAVR